In Streptomyces rapamycinicus NRRL 5491, the genomic stretch CATGATTCGCGGCCGGATGGCACAGTGATGGCACCAACCGCCGCGGATCGCTTCTGGCGGGGGATGAACGCCGAGATCTTGCGAGCAGCGTCCTCAGCCAGCTCCTCGGCGACGACTGCGTACACGTCCTTGGTGAAGTTCACGGACGCATGGCCGAGGGCCTCGCTCACGAGCTTGTCGTCCACCCCAGCCGCGATCAGCATCGTCGCCGCGCCGTGACGAAGATCATGGAAGCGGTTCGGTGGAAGCGGCATCGTCGACGCGAGGTGCTCCGCCTCCACGGTCGTCCGGTGCCGCTGTGCGATCCGCTCGACGGTCCAGCCCTCGGCGTGTCGCTGTCGTAGCTTCCTGTACCGCTTGATCAGCAGCTTGAAGCGCTGCGAGACGTCCGGCGGCTTCAGCGCAGCCCCGTTCATGTACGTGAATACGCGGCCCGATTCCTGGTACGCCTCGCCCCAGTGCAGCCGTCCCGCGTTCCCGTTCCCTAGGGGACGCGGACACTCTCGCGACGTCCACATGCGACTGAAGGGCCTGAGGCCGGCACGCGGAGTCGGAGTCCACCGGCCAACGCCTGACCGCCACAACGCTCCGCGAGCCGTACCCGGTTCCCGCCCCTCTCGCGCGTGCGGGAAGACATCTCGGAACCACTGGCCGGCGTTCTGCCAACGCGCCCACCGGCAAGGGGGCCGTCCCAACCCCATGCCAGACCAACCGGAGGGCTTGCTAAGCCGTGTCTGTTAATTCGGTCGTCTGGTCAGCGGGCTACCCAGTCCGGTGCCCACGCGTCGTGCGGGGTTCGTGGGCCCGCAGTGTGCAGATGGTCGCGTAGCGCGGTCAGCACAGGGTGCTGATCTCCGCTGCGGGACAGCAGCACGTGCGGGTAGACCGGGGTCGGGTCGTGCAACGGTATGCGCCGTAGGTCGTGGGTCTGGGGCCACAGGTACCGGTCCCCGCTGCCGACGAGGGTGGCCAGCGAGGCCGAGTCGGCCAGAGCGTCCATCAGGGCCTCGTCACCGAAGTTGGGGCCGAGCGCGTCGATGCTCAGGCCGAAGGCCTCGGACAGTGCCTGGTAGAACGCTGCCCACTCCGTGCTCGGCCTGATCCCGGGGATCCAGATGCGGTGACCACCCAGGTCCGCGGGACTGACCCAGGGCGCGTCAGCCAGCGGGTGACCGGGGCCGACCAGGAGCTCCAGGGGTACGTCCAGGAGTCGTTCGGCGCTGATCCCGGCCGGGACCTGGTCTGCTGGCAGGGCACGGAAGGACGCGTCGACGGTCCCTTCGAGCACCGCTTGGACGGCCTGGGCGGCGTTCTCCTTGCTCAGCGTGACCGCGTCCAGGTCCGTCTCGGGGTGGGAGCGGTAAAACCGATAGACGGCCTGGGCCGGGGAGATGCGCCGATTGAGGACATCGACACGCAAGGGACGGCTTCCGGGGTGCACGGCCCGCTCGGCCTGCTCGATGACCGCCAGGACTTTCTTGGCGTGCGGCAAGAAGACCTTCCCGTCCAGGTTCAGCCGGGAGCCTCGGGACGTCCGCACCAGGAGCGTGACCTCGATGTGCCTCTCCAGGGCCGCAATCCGCTTGGAGACCGCCTGCTGGCTGATCCCCAGCTCGTCGGCCGCGCCCTGGAACTGGCCGGTCTCGGCGACGGCAACGAACGTCCGCAGTGCTTCAACATCCACGCTTCCACCCTACTTCCACAACCATTGGTTGTGTCTGGTGTGGTGCAGGGTTGTTTGATCCTGTGTTCTGCGCGGTGGTGGGATCAGCACATGTCCACCCGCACAGAGCAGGTCATGTATGTACAGACGTCTGAGTTCGCGCGTCATGCGGAACGGATCGTGGAGGTGACCGATGCGACGTCTCGACTGAACGTGCTTCCGTTCAGCGACAGCGAAGGTCGTGCGGAACTACTTTCTGTTGTGTTCGGCGGCCCGCTGCCGGAGTCGGTGGTGATCTACCCGCCGTTCTTCACCGAGAACGGGCTGAACACAACGTTCGGGGAAAACGTCTTCGTCAACCAGGGATGCACCTTCATGGACAAGGGAGGCATCCGTATCGGGAACGGCGTCATGATCGCCCCCAAGGTCAGCCTCATCACCGGAGGCCACCCACTGCCCCTGGCCGAGCGCCGCGAGTACCTCTCCTTCGCCCCGATCGTCATCGAGGAAGACGTCTGGATCGGGACGGCTGCCGTGATCACGCAAGGGGTGACCATCGGCGCAGGCGCGGTGGTCGCTGCCGGTGCGGTGGTCACTCGTGATGTCCCTGGCGGCACCGTGGTCGCGGGAGTGCCCGCCCGGGTGATTAAGACGATCGACTGAGCCCGGCCGGGCAGCACCTCTGCGTTCTGATCCTGATGCCTCGTAACGCCCGGCTGACCGACCGGCAGTGGGACCGCAGCCAACCTCTGCTGCCCTCGAGTACCGGTCGTCGCGGCAGGCCGTGGGCCGATCACCGCTGCATTGTGGAGGCGATCGCCTACCGGTACCGCACCGGTATCCCTTGGCGAGACCTCCCAGCCGGATTCGAATCCTGGAAGACCGTGTGGGCCAGCCACCGCCGCTGGGCCGCCGACGGGACCTGGGACCGCGTACTCGGCGTCCTGCTCGCCCGCGCAGACGACGACGGGCTGATCGACTGGCGGGTGGCGGGTGGCGGGTGGCGGGTGGACTCCACCATCACCCGGGCCCACCAGCACGCCACCAACACCCGCCGCCCCGAGAAGTGCCCGCCCGCAGCCCGAGGGCAGGGCCTCGACGGCCGCCGAGAGCCCGCTGGGCACCCCATCAGCCGATCCCGCGGCGGTCTGACCACGAAGACATCTCATGTCGCTGAAAGTCAACTTCGGCGGTCAGGCGGCGAGTGCGACGTGTGGGGCGAAGGCTCGCTCCGGGTCGTAGGCGGTGCGGTTCCGCAGACAGTGGTAG encodes the following:
- a CDS encoding tyrosine-type recombinase/integrase; this translates as MNGAALKPPDVSQRFKLLIKRYRKLRQRHAEGWTVERIAQRHRTTVEAEHLASTMPLPPNRFHDLRHGAATMLIAAGVDDKLVSEALGHASVNFTKDVYAVVAEELAEDAARKISAFIPRQKRSAAVGAITVPSGRESWPRKQHREPAP
- a CDS encoding LysR family transcriptional regulator, with translation MDVEALRTFVAVAETGQFQGAADELGISQQAVSKRIAALERHIEVTLLVRTSRGSRLNLDGKVFLPHAKKVLAVIEQAERAVHPGSRPLRVDVLNRRISPAQAVYRFYRSHPETDLDAVTLSKENAAQAVQAVLEGTVDASFRALPADQVPAGISAERLLDVPLELLVGPGHPLADAPWVSPADLGGHRIWIPGIRPSTEWAAFYQALSEAFGLSIDALGPNFGDEALMDALADSASLATLVGSGDRYLWPQTHDLRRIPLHDPTPVYPHVLLSRSGDQHPVLTALRDHLHTAGPRTPHDAWAPDWVAR
- a CDS encoding DapH/DapD/GlmU-related protein, translating into MYVQTSEFARHAERIVEVTDATSRLNVLPFSDSEGRAELLSVVFGGPLPESVVIYPPFFTENGLNTTFGENVFVNQGCTFMDKGGIRIGNGVMIAPKVSLITGGHPLPLAERREYLSFAPIVIEEDVWIGTAAVITQGVTIGAGAVVAAGAVVTRDVPGGTVVAGVPARVIKTID